The genomic interval tttccTCTATTTGTTCATGATGGAAAATTCTAGATTTCATTACAGGAGTAAAGAACGCCAAATTTCCAGATAGGACTATAAAACATCAAAATGGTTGTCACTTAATGTTGAATATTTCTCAAACTCATATTAACTAGCTTACcacaacaataataatgtaTGAATACCACAATAATTGGACATATATAGTATAAATAATATCGTGTTAGATTTTGAAACATTAATatctcaaatttaatttcagatATGTATTATGATGTTAATATCAATGaatttcatataaattcttgTATTTAATCTTACATAGCTATTAAACTTCTCAACAGCAGACTCAGCTTCTTCAACGGTACTCATGGTTACAAATCCAAATCCACGACTCTGGTCAGTTTCCCTGTTATAAATAACCTAAACAACAACCataataattcaatttcaaTATTTCATAACAAATACAATGCAATAATACCATTAATGAATTCAACACAAAcaaattgataattgaaaataaaaataaaagagagagtGTAGTAACCTCAGCAATCTCAACGGTTCCAGCCTGTTCAAAAAGCATAGCCAATTTCTCACTATCAACATCGTAAGGCAAGTTTCCAACGAACAATTTGGCGTCTTCGGAAGGTTCAGCAAAACCTTCTTCATAAGATTGTTCTTCACCGCTCTGAAATTCGTCGGCGGCGGTTTCAGTGGCAGGTTGTTCGTCTGGTAGGGTGGCGAGTGTGTCTCCTTCTTCTTGTTGAGCCCAATCAGAAGTTTGCGCGACGAAGAGGCGAACGGGAGAACGgttggttttggttttggtgAGGGAGAGAGAAGAATTGAGATGGAGTTTGAGGGGTTTGGAGGGAAGTGAGAAAAAGGTGGATTTGGTTTTGGAGTTGAAGAGTAAAGAAGGTGAAGATAGAAAGCGGGATTCGGCCATTGTTAGGGATTTGAAGGAAGTGATAGACATGATGATAATTGAATGAATGAAAGAGTGAAATGAAGAGTGAAGGGTTTAGAACGAATGAAGTTCAAGAAAAATGAGGATAAGGGCTTAAATACTTTAATGAATTGAAAATTAACTCAAACCAAAGTAATGGACCAAGGGTTTTGCAACGAAATTAACCGTGAATACCACGGCTAATAAATATCGATTAACTTAACCTTGTGTTAGATTTTCACAAATTTTTCTATAGATTGTCGAACAAAAATGAATGATTTCTcccttcaaataaatttatacttttaaataatcaacttagatttttttaattatgatgaaatttattactttttttaagataaaaattctAGAGTAAACCAATTCAACatataaaatcaacaattattaaaaattatagttgagtctaaaaaagagataaataattaaagagataAATAGAATTTGAAAGAATTTTTTGAACAATTGTAGTACAATAGAGTATGATGCACTTTTATATAGTGCTATTAATGTAACTAATCtaacaaattttacataattataattatttttaactaccTCTAATACTGATCAGAAGTATAAATTaactgttttttctttttattcttaCATTTAAAATGGTAATAAATtactttatcttattttatcaaactaagTCATTTtcttaatcttaaaaattaaatgaattataaatttctatttcataaaataaagtttatcatcattaaaattttaaacaatttttaaattttgttctaCATTGAATCATTAGTAAACTTACCTTATGTAATTTGTTTATAGAAAAActaatagatatattttttatatttattctaaatgtattttttgttctatatttttgccgaatttgaaaaatttcaataaatttatCCACAGctgaatttgatattttttcttatacgGTCAAATTTAATAATGAGTTACCAATCAATGTGTATGTAgattaaatgttattatattatttatcatattattaaaGTATTGTTTATACAACATaaacatgaaaaaaattaaagctccacaaaatcaaatttccTAAACGATATGCATTGTTacataaataaatctaaattttcAGTTGCggaaaaagttataaaattttataataattgctCTATGGTTCAATAGTGGAGGTAAGTGAACAAACACACTTAAGCTTTGTTAAATATTACTAGTTAGTTTGATAAACTAACGGATAAATAATAgtcttaaaattaatttaacagtAAAATCAAcggttaaattaattaatttaaaaatataaaaagatatttttaattaataaattttatattaactaatatttaaaaaataataaaatatcgtTAAACATCGTTCATgtgataatataatttttattttttaattaaattatatgttcatacaattttttaaaaataagtctaCATAGTGTCTAATAGTGAAATTTGTGGTCAAACATgcaatttaactaaaaaattaatatttaaattagttCATAACAACTTAATACGAGGGAGAAATTAGTTCATCCTTTACTCCATTAGCACTTCCgtcaaacttaaaaaaatgattaatttgtcTCTCAAATTAAATTGTCCGAGATtaatagatattaaagtttGTTGATGATTAAATTAGGTCGcattaaaattgagttttgtttattttattttattagtatttcgATTTTGAACTACAAAAAATCACATGTGTCTCTTTTgtagagctgtcaaaaaagTTCTCAGCTCTAAggtttcttcaatttttttttattaaactcttAATATTAAGCCTctgtcaaaataattttttttaaatcctgCCTATTATTTCATGGGGCTTATGGACcccaaatattttgttaattttgagatttttttcttgaaaatttttgaaatttattttattcaaaaaaaattaaaaaatatttttctctcaaaaaattttgtaagaaaaataaaataaaaaattctaaaaaaaattgtaaattattttttctaaaaaaaaaatatcagaattttttaaagaaaaaatcaaaaaaaatttatcagtgaaaaaaataaaaaaaaattaattctcgaaaaaaaaaattgattttttttttgaaaaactggGTCTATAGGCCCACTaaacccacaaaattttaggggctTTGTTTTTTaggtcttttaaattataaattgttttgGTTCTTCCAATATGTGGGCCGGAGCCAATAATTAGAGGGTTTGTCAAATAAATGGACAACactattcttttcttttcaagtGTGATCGGTTGTAAAGAGAAATTGGGAAGAGAGAAATTAGTGAGAGAGTGTGATAAGatagaaaaatatgaaagaaaaaaaaaatagatttgaagtATTATTTGGTATAAGAGAAACAAAAGAGAAATATAGAAGACAAAAATGTTGATTTGAtggataataattaaaaaaatattattatttttaaaaattgtagtACCCCTGAATACAAAAAgtcaatttattaattttatattatttaattgatttaaattaattttattaatcaaacatttttatcaattatatttttgttatcaaaacaactttttattattttattttgcctATTAAACCGATTTTTTAAACATCGcatactttaatttatattgttatttttctttttttacgtTTTGATTTGTACGGTTATGGTCAAAATGTGCAAagctatttatataaatatagcgtaagaaattcaaaaagaaaaagaattcaACTCAGTACCTATTTACCTAAAATTAATGGTGAACCTCTTTGCCTGCTTTTTCCTCACACTCCAACTGAGAGGTTGAAAAGGTGTGGGTGAGTGGGTCCCACCCATTATTTGGTATTTCtatgttatttttcttcatcCAAACGAGAGAAGTTGAATCTCACTTTACAACTTCTCTCTCCTCTATTTCACCCATACCGATCACACCTTCAAGAAGATATCTTTTTCTCTGAGTTTATGCTTTATTTTACGAAAATTTGAAATCTAAGTGTAATACTGATGATTCTTTTTTAACTCATTTTAATCGAGCAGAGTAAGATAAGAATTTACATCTGTTATGATAATGAATAGTATGTattagcaaaaataaaatagttttttcctATCTGTGTTGTGTGTTGTAGTGTTAGGTGAAACTACTAATTTTTGTGTGCTTCAAATTGAGTTTACGATCTTCCactcaaaaatttgaattgGACTCCAATACAGTATAGATGGTTTTCACAATGTAGCTGACATGTTCTCGAGCTTAGAACGATTCTTAGTAACTAATTTATTGCTCCTTcacataatattttagttttaatattacTAAACGGATTCACTCATAATTTTACatcattattaaattgaatCCACCAATAcgtatattttatcttttgtgattattattatttatttatttttaatggtaGAGGTCGAGGTCGCATATCATAAGAGAAGAGATAGAGTAATTATATAAGCATCAGCGTCTATTAGACATTCTTATTTTTCCTTCTCCCATAGGGGTGATTAATAAGTTGAATCCTTATTTGCTAAAATTACCTCCATTGAAGATGCTTTAAGACACTTGTTAGCACTACTCTTTCTTTTAAATATCtcatgttaaatttatttaaagacaAGTAAATGAAGTAATTCGTGTTTTGTAAAGACAATTTCATCCTCagtattcatattttttattgacataatatattaaacaaattattattaataaaatgatacAACATTAtgttacataaaataaaaagatcgTTTTTTTATATcacttcataaaaaaaattataacagataaagttagtttatttttctctctctaccTTTTTCTCTATGACTCTTTACATTTGTTTTCTCTCTCATGATTCTTCCACCATTGTAAATATCACTTtctctttcttattttatcacaaaaattatctaaaattattctttctttaaaaaatacaaaagtaaAAAATCCAATTCTCTCTAAAGTATCAATATCATTAACAAACAATAAGCACATGTCACGTCATTAGTGATGATACAAAACA from Cicer arietinum cultivar CDC Frontier isolate Library 1 chromosome 5, Cicar.CDCFrontier_v2.0, whole genome shotgun sequence carries:
- the LOC101502766 gene encoding 28 kDa ribonucleoprotein, chloroplastic, which encodes MSITSFKSLTMAESRFLSSPSLLFNSKTKSTFFSLPSKPLKLHLNSSLSLTKTKTNRSPVRLFVAQTSDWAQQEEGDTLATLPDEQPATETAADEFQSGEEQSYEEGFAEPSEDAKLFVGNLPYDVDSEKLAMLFEQAGTVEIAEVIYNRETDQSRGFGFVTMSTVEEAESAVEKFNSYDYDGRPLTVNKASPKGSRPERAERPPRSFEPVIRVYVGNLPWEVDNSRLEQVFSEHGKVVSARVVYDRDTGRSRGFGFVTMSDEKEMNDAIAALDGQSLEGRTIRVSVAEDRPRRGSF